A window of the Mucilaginibacter sp. cycad4 genome harbors these coding sequences:
- a CDS encoding YtxH domain-containing protein, which translates to MGFIKTLAIGAAVAYGINYVTKKGPDGKSIIDNLVDNAPDWVERAKKYGELTLEQIAVRTQNFRDNNRR; encoded by the coding sequence ATGGGCTTTATCAAAACTCTTGCTATAGGTGCTGCAGTTGCTTACGGAATAAATTACGTAACCAAAAAAGGACCCGACGGTAAATCAATTATCGATAACCTGGTTGACAATGCCCCTGATTGGGTCGAACGCGCTAAAAAATACGGCGAACTTACTTTAGAACAAATTGCCGTGCGCACTCAAAATTTCAGGGATAACAACAGGCGTTAA
- a CDS encoding YdcF family protein → MFFIFSKVLSFLMNLLLWVFVFLLVALFSKNVKRKRKFLITGIIVFYIFSNSVLINVISWCWDVRETNVPAGKKYTCAIVLGGFSSDDGNGGGFFNSSADRFIQGVRLQKTGQVSHLLISGGNGLLMPSGFREADWVRGQLREMQVPDSCILTEPKSRNTIENAAFSKALLQQHKLKGPYLLVTSAFHMRRSMMIFKKQGVDVVAYPCCFSSRRLSVSADDFLPNAGALAGWVTYIKEAIGYVVTRYFK, encoded by the coding sequence ATGTTTTTTATTTTTTCAAAAGTGCTTTCGTTTTTAATGAATTTGCTTTTATGGGTATTCGTATTTTTATTGGTAGCTCTTTTTTCAAAGAACGTAAAACGTAAACGAAAATTTTTAATTACGGGTATTATTGTATTTTATATTTTCTCTAATTCGGTGTTAATTAATGTAATAAGCTGGTGTTGGGATGTCCGGGAAACTAATGTGCCCGCCGGCAAAAAGTACACCTGTGCTATAGTATTAGGCGGTTTTAGCTCGGACGATGGGAATGGAGGCGGCTTCTTTAATTCTTCTGCAGACAGGTTTATCCAAGGTGTCAGATTACAGAAAACAGGCCAGGTCAGCCATCTTTTGATATCCGGTGGGAATGGCCTTTTGATGCCATCAGGCTTTAGAGAGGCCGATTGGGTAAGGGGACAACTCCGGGAGATGCAGGTTCCTGATAGCTGCATATTAACCGAACCTAAATCGCGCAATACGATTGAAAATGCTGCGTTTTCGAAGGCACTCCTACAGCAGCATAAACTTAAGGGGCCGTATTTGCTGGTTACTTCGGCATTTCACATGCGCCGCTCCATGATGATATTTAAAAAGCAGGGGGTTGATGTGGTTGCATATCCCTGCTGTTTTTCCAGCCGAAGGCTTTCGGTATCTGCCGATGATTTTCTGCCCAATGCAGGCGCGTTGGCTGGATGGGTGACATATATAAAGGAAGCTATCGGCTACGTAGTAACCCGCTATTTTAAGTGA
- a CDS encoding nucleoside hydrolase: protein MNFKSALLILSLIFNLNFVKAQKHNPVPVIFDTDIAGDYDDVGAMALLHAFADKGEAKILATLSCNAFETTAPTISVINTYFGRPNIPIGIVKKDKPNKDCAQQWAQAIIAKYPHNIKSNSQAVEAVALYRKILAKQADGSVTIISVGFFTNLADLLRSGPDKYSKLDGEQLVKKKVKNLVSMATGIGTDGKTFSEYNVNVDAASAQKVFEDWPVPIILSGFEIGEKILTGIRLINNTSIQNSPVKDAFRVALTKDKNTIGRNSWDETAVLTAIRGPKPYFTYRKLNMEIKDDGTDVVIPGERFLYLQFAMQPGAIAKDIEQLMMHQPVKKVKQ from the coding sequence ATGAATTTCAAATCAGCATTACTTATCCTGTCATTGATTTTTAACCTCAACTTTGTCAAAGCGCAAAAACATAATCCTGTCCCAGTTATTTTCGACACGGATATTGCCGGGGATTATGACGATGTGGGGGCTATGGCCCTGCTGCATGCCTTTGCAGATAAAGGCGAAGCTAAAATATTAGCTACCCTATCATGCAACGCCTTTGAAACTACCGCACCAACTATCAGTGTGATCAATACCTATTTTGGCAGGCCCAATATCCCGATAGGTATTGTAAAAAAAGACAAGCCCAATAAAGACTGTGCACAGCAATGGGCCCAGGCTATCATTGCCAAATATCCGCATAATATAAAATCAAACAGCCAGGCAGTTGAAGCAGTAGCACTTTACCGCAAGATCCTGGCAAAGCAGGCCGATGGCAGTGTAACTATTATTTCCGTTGGCTTTTTTACCAACCTGGCCGATCTGCTCCGGTCGGGACCTGATAAATACAGCAAGCTGGATGGAGAACAACTGGTGAAAAAGAAAGTAAAAAACCTGGTATCCATGGCTACAGGAATAGGCACCGATGGCAAAACCTTTAGCGAATACAATGTAAATGTGGATGCAGCCTCGGCGCAAAAAGTGTTTGAAGACTGGCCTGTACCTATTATCCTTAGCGGTTTTGAAATAGGCGAAAAGATCCTGACAGGGATCCGCCTGATCAACAATACATCAATACAAAACAGCCCGGTAAAAGATGCTTTCCGGGTTGCACTCACAAAAGACAAGAATACAATTGGGCGAAACAGCTGGGACGAAACTGCCGTACTAACAGCCATCAGGGGCCCCAAACCTTATTTTACCTATCGTAAACTCAACATGGAAATAAAGGATGACGGTACCGATGTAGTGATACCAGGAGAACGGTTCTTATATCTTCAATTTGCCATGCAACCCGGAGCTATTGCAAAGGATATTGAACAACTAATGATGCACCAACCTGTTAAAAAAGTGAAACAGTAA
- a CDS encoding peptidase, with protein MTYCLGIKVKEGLLAIADTRITSGTDTTVKKKITIEQKDHFSLFIMTSGLRSVRDKAVIYFNELLETAEFNKMYKAVNAFGEQVKRAAQEDKVSLDAAGLRFDLNTIIGGQLRDDDEHKLFLLYPEGNWVELGQGAPYVVIGNSGHGKAILNRILDENSSLKLALKTGFLSFDSTRVSSNNVDFPIDVAVYKKDSFNIVEQRYNKQDLEHISTQWAEELKLALEHISEDWMDATFNKLEEIKTES; from the coding sequence ATGACTTATTGCCTGGGAATTAAAGTTAAAGAGGGCTTATTGGCCATTGCCGATACCCGCATAACTTCGGGGACGGATACTACTGTAAAAAAGAAGATCACCATAGAACAAAAGGATCATTTTTCGCTGTTCATCATGACCAGCGGTTTGCGCTCGGTGCGGGATAAAGCGGTGATCTATTTTAACGAATTATTGGAAACAGCCGAATTTAATAAAATGTACAAGGCTGTGAATGCTTTTGGCGAACAGGTAAAGCGTGCCGCCCAGGAAGATAAGGTGTCGCTTGATGCCGCAGGTTTAAGGTTCGACCTGAATACGATCATTGGGGGCCAATTGCGTGATGATGACGAGCATAAGCTTTTTTTGCTGTACCCCGAAGGAAACTGGGTGGAGTTAGGGCAGGGGGCACCCTATGTGGTAATTGGTAATTCGGGCCATGGCAAGGCTATCCTTAACCGGATCCTTGATGAAAATTCGAGCCTGAAACTGGCGCTGAAAACGGGTTTTCTTTCGTTCGATTCAACAAGGGTAAGCTCAAATAATGTCGATTTTCCGATAGACGTAGCCGTTTATAAAAAAGACAGCTTCAATATTGTTGAGCAGCGTTATAATAAGCAGGACCTGGAGCATATTTCAACCCAATGGGCCGAGGAACTGAAACTTGCCCTCGAGCATATTTCGGAGGATTGGATGGACGCCACATTTAACAAATTAGAAGAAATAAAAACAGAAAGCTGA
- a CDS encoding transglutaminase family protein, whose protein sequence is MKFDVFTQMEYVVRSPGTLILNIHSLRSPNQTVISEEFTLEPYIKFEELQTLQGENRLVRFDVSADTPNVKVTYKATVDNCYETTDFGELQETLVSELPSPVLPYLNPSRYCQSDKLYRLAHNMFGHMTNPFEQVVELTNWINKNVQYLSGSTNSQTSAFDTVTEQAGVCRDFAHLGIALCRALTIPARYFTGYAYHLKPADFHACFEAYLGGKWVLFDATRLVPLNGLIKIATGHDAADSAIANIFGDVTFTTMQVSCELAEDGFEPFYYDSGEFKGLSYL, encoded by the coding sequence ATGAAATTCGATGTGTTTACCCAAATGGAATATGTAGTACGGTCGCCGGGCACATTGATTTTAAACATACACTCGTTACGCAGCCCAAACCAAACGGTGATAAGTGAAGAATTTACCCTGGAGCCCTATATTAAGTTTGAAGAGCTGCAAACCCTGCAGGGCGAAAACCGTTTGGTGCGCTTTGATGTAAGTGCCGATACGCCTAATGTTAAAGTTACTTATAAAGCTACGGTTGATAATTGTTATGAAACAACTGATTTTGGTGAATTGCAGGAAACCCTCGTTTCAGAGCTGCCATCGCCGGTGCTGCCATATTTAAATCCAAGCCGCTATTGCCAGTCGGATAAATTATATCGCCTGGCGCACAATATGTTCGGGCATATGACCAACCCTTTTGAGCAAGTGGTTGAATTGACAAATTGGATCAATAAAAATGTGCAATATTTAAGCGGATCAACCAATTCACAAACATCGGCTTTTGATACCGTCACCGAACAGGCCGGTGTTTGCCGCGATTTTGCGCATTTGGGCATAGCCCTTTGCCGGGCGCTAACCATACCTGCACGTTATTTTACAGGTTATGCCTATCACCTCAAGCCAGCCGATTTTCACGCCTGCTTTGAGGCTTACCTTGGTGGCAAGTGGGTCCTGTTTGATGCAACACGGCTGGTACCTTTAAACGGCCTTATCAAAATAGCTACCGGCCATGATGCTGCCGACTCGGCCATAGCCAATATTTTTGGCGATGTTACCTTTACCACCATGCAGGTAAGCTGTGAGCTTGCCGAGGATGGCTTTGAGCCATTTTATTATGACAGCGGGGAATTTAAGGGATTGTCGTATCTGTAA
- a CDS encoding transmembrane 220 family protein, whose product MKIFNIVWVVLFIVFAGLQYNDPDPYLWMPIYLYCAWFCYLAAKKEFYPIGYAAGIIIFTGYAIYKIFDSNGLIDWFKFHHAESLVQTMKAEKPWVEEVREFFGLLICAAVLAANWVYAARESKKVPVKKGRR is encoded by the coding sequence ATGAAAATCTTCAACATTGTATGGGTTGTACTTTTTATCGTTTTTGCGGGTTTACAATATAACGACCCCGACCCTTACCTTTGGATGCCCATTTATCTTTATTGTGCCTGGTTTTGTTACCTGGCTGCTAAAAAAGAGTTTTACCCTATTGGCTATGCAGCCGGGATCATCATCTTTACAGGGTATGCCATTTACAAGATATTTGATAGCAATGGCCTTATCGACTGGTTTAAGTTCCATCATGCCGAAAGCCTTGTCCAAACCATGAAAGCCGAAAAGCCCTGGGTTGAAGAAGTGCGTGAGTTTTTCGGGTTACTGATTTGTGCGGCTGTGCTGGCAGCTAACTGGGTTTATGCTGCAAGGGAAAGCAAAAAGGTACCGGTAAAGAAGGGAAGGCGATAA
- a CDS encoding DUF3943 domain-containing protein: MTLTDYYFTKQCPGKLKIILLSLLFFMLFCSARARAQVNIFDVRKVNDTITQFSDPPAKKKRFGRAALELGLAEITPWTYDRYIAKVDYARISWKTVNHNLNPGNWAWDNDPFQTNQFGHPYHGSMFYSAFRSNGFSFWQSVPATMAGSYLWETFAENQAPAPNDFINTSFGGIVLGEMTYRLSNKIINNHRRGFKRQASEVLGFLVNPMNGLNRLIDGKWGKVVDPADKSQDDSSKVSAEFDLGARRFNSENQGLLTHGRFGWFGRARLLYGAPNENLSTPFSNISITAEFGKDDSSSVNVISVYGSIAGWDMSMSDKVENLIIISANYDYIRNAAFFYGGQSVKANLLSEFKLLHGFKVNTAVGAGLIILGAAPDPYLYRGRNYDYGSGFAINGRAGFNIGNRFNYNINYRGSWLMTINGNKSHYFLHTITNEISYRVLKDLSISAEPGYFRLEGNYKNHPDVDKTYPYLRISTRYRVNL, translated from the coding sequence ATGACCTTAACAGATTACTATTTTACCAAACAATGCCCCGGAAAGTTAAAAATCATACTGCTCTCACTTTTATTCTTCATGCTTTTCTGCAGTGCGCGTGCCCGTGCCCAGGTTAATATCTTTGATGTACGTAAGGTAAATGATACCATAACACAATTTTCGGACCCGCCGGCAAAAAAGAAACGTTTTGGCAGGGCTGCTTTAGAGCTTGGCCTGGCCGAGATCACGCCGTGGACATACGATCGCTACATAGCTAAAGTTGATTATGCCCGGATCTCCTGGAAAACAGTAAACCATAACCTGAACCCCGGCAATTGGGCCTGGGATAACGACCCGTTTCAAACCAACCAGTTTGGACATCCATATCACGGCAGCATGTTTTACAGCGCCTTCAGGAGCAACGGTTTTAGTTTTTGGCAATCAGTCCCGGCTACCATGGCCGGCAGTTACCTGTGGGAAACATTTGCCGAAAACCAGGCACCTGCTCCTAATGATTTTATCAACACCAGCTTTGGCGGCATAGTATTGGGCGAAATGACCTACCGGCTATCTAATAAGATCATTAATAACCACCGCCGTGGTTTTAAGCGGCAAGCCAGCGAGGTGCTGGGCTTTTTGGTTAACCCCATGAATGGCCTTAACCGTCTTATTGATGGAAAATGGGGAAAGGTTGTTGACCCGGCTGATAAATCGCAGGATGATTCATCAAAAGTAAGTGCCGAATTTGATCTGGGCGCACGCAGGTTTAACAGCGAAAACCAGGGTTTGTTAACTCACGGTCGGTTTGGCTGGTTTGGAAGGGCCAGGCTGCTTTATGGTGCTCCTAACGAAAACCTGAGCACGCCATTCAGCAATATTTCGATCACTGCCGAATTTGGAAAAGATGATAGTTCATCCGTTAACGTAATAAGTGTTTATGGGTCCATTGCAGGGTGGGACATGTCGATGTCGGATAAGGTGGAGAACCTGATCATCATATCAGCCAATTATGATTACATACGCAATGCTGCTTTCTTTTATGGAGGGCAAAGCGTAAAGGCTAATTTATTATCGGAGTTTAAATTATTGCATGGCTTTAAAGTAAACACCGCAGTGGGGGCCGGGCTCATCATTTTAGGGGCCGCTCCCGATCCATATCTGTACAGAGGGCGCAATTATGATTACGGCTCAGGCTTTGCCATAAACGGCAGAGCTGGTTTTAATATAGGTAACAGATTTAATTATAATATTAATTATCGTGGTAGTTGGCTCATGACTATTAATGGTAATAAGTCGCACTATTTTTTACATACCATCACCAATGAGATAAGTTACCGTGTGTTAAAGGATCTCTCGATAAGTGCCGAACCCGGATATTTCAGGCTGGAAGGGAACTATAAAAATCATCCTGATGTAGACAAAACTTACCCGTACCTGCGGATTTCAACAAGATACCGGGTTAATCTGTAA
- a CDS encoding SDR family oxidoreductase: protein MGTNRIALITGGSRGLGKNAALHLAKKGIDVIVTYRSKKEEAEAVVAEIESAGQKAAALQLDTGIVSTFDAFIEKLKATLNEKWGRDTFDFLINNAGIDAASPFAQTTEEDFDNLFNVHFKGVYFLTQKSLPVIADGGRIINFSTGLARFSTPGYAAYASMKGAIEVFTKYLAKELGSRGIAANIVAPGIIQTDFTKAAFDSHPGLEEMMSKSTALGRVGQPDDIGGIVAFLCTEDARWINAQRIEASGGMFL from the coding sequence ATGGGAACAAATAGAATAGCACTGATAACCGGCGGCAGCCGTGGCTTAGGTAAAAATGCTGCACTGCACCTGGCTAAAAAAGGTATTGATGTAATAGTTACTTATCGCAGTAAAAAAGAAGAAGCGGAAGCTGTTGTTGCAGAAATTGAATCGGCAGGGCAAAAGGCCGCTGCTCTGCAATTGGATACAGGTATTGTATCAACCTTTGATGCTTTCATTGAAAAACTGAAAGCAACCCTGAACGAAAAGTGGGGGCGTGATACCTTTGATTTCCTGATCAATAACGCAGGTATTGACGCTGCTTCACCTTTTGCACAAACCACCGAAGAAGATTTTGATAACCTGTTCAACGTTCATTTTAAAGGTGTTTACTTTTTAACGCAAAAGAGTTTACCTGTAATTGCCGATGGCGGCCGCATCATCAATTTTTCGACCGGGCTGGCCCGTTTCTCAACTCCGGGATACGCCGCTTATGCCTCCATGAAAGGCGCTATCGAAGTATTCACCAAATATCTGGCAAAAGAATTGGGGAGCCGCGGCATAGCCGCAAATATCGTGGCCCCCGGCATCATTCAAACCGATTTTACTAAAGCGGCATTTGATTCGCATCCGGGTCTGGAAGAGATGATGTCGAAATCCACAGCTTTGGGTAGGGTAGGCCAGCCAGATGATATAGGGGGCATAGTAGCTTTTCTTTGCACTGAAGATGCCCGCTGGATCAACGCCCAGCGTATTGAAGCTTCGGGCGGGATGTTTCTTTAA
- a CDS encoding DUF72 domain-containing protein yields the protein MEFGRVPDEELSRVDFTLPADPQITVDTLAVAKNDVPLQVHVGCAKWGRKEWVGKIYPPKTKDANFLDEYVKHFDCIELNATFYQVYGPDTIAKWKEKADSNPGFKFCPKFSQSISHIRRLKNAEDITTTYYEGVLAFGDKLGPLFLQLSDNYTPKSFPELKAYLEQLPKDLPVFVELRHKDWFAVAENCDRVFNLFHDLNIGSIITDASGRRDVVHMALPTPHAFIRFVGNSLHPTDYARVDEWVERIKNWKDQGLKSVWFFMHQHDERYSPELADYVVEKLNNALGTQLMRPQFIQRDDNKPTAQTSLLL from the coding sequence ATGGAATTTGGTAGAGTACCGGACGAAGAATTATCAAGGGTTGATTTCACCCTGCCGGCCGATCCGCAGATAACTGTTGATACGCTTGCCGTTGCAAAAAATGATGTGCCTTTGCAGGTGCATGTTGGCTGTGCCAAATGGGGACGGAAGGAGTGGGTTGGTAAGATCTATCCGCCAAAAACCAAAGACGCTAATTTTTTAGACGAATATGTTAAGCACTTTGATTGCATTGAGCTTAACGCCACTTTTTACCAGGTTTACGGCCCGGACACCATTGCCAAGTGGAAAGAAAAAGCGGATAGTAATCCCGGTTTTAAATTTTGCCCTAAATTTTCGCAAAGCATCAGTCACATTCGCCGCTTAAAAAACGCGGAAGATATCACGACCACGTATTATGAAGGCGTTTTGGCTTTCGGCGATAAGCTCGGTCCGCTGTTTTTGCAGTTGAGCGATAATTACACGCCAAAGAGTTTCCCGGAGCTTAAGGCCTATCTTGAACAATTACCAAAAGATCTTCCCGTATTTGTTGAACTGCGCCATAAAGATTGGTTTGCCGTTGCCGAAAACTGCGATAGGGTATTTAACCTTTTCCATGATTTAAACATTGGTTCGATCATAACCGATGCCAGCGGCCGCCGTGATGTGGTGCATATGGCTTTGCCTACACCTCATGCTTTTATCCGCTTTGTAGGCAACAGCCTGCACCCAACAGATTATGCCCGCGTTGATGAATGGGTTGAGCGGATCAAAAACTGGAAAGATCAGGGCCTTAAATCGGTATGGTTTTTTATGCACCAGCATGATGAGCGTTACTCACCCGAACTGGCCGATTATGTGGTTGAGAAACTAAACAATGCATTGGGCACTCAGCTAATGCGCCCTCAATTTATCCAAAGAGACGATAATAAGCCAACCGCCCAAACCTCGCTGTTATTGTAG
- a CDS encoding ectonucleotide pyrophosphatase/phosphodiesterase, with the protein MKKYNLFFICLLLAATTFAQDTTQKIIPNRKNSIAQQKKPYVILISADGFRYDYAKKYNAEHLLSLSNGGVQAKSMIPSYPSVTFPNHYALISGLYPSHSGLVNNSFYDRKRDDSYSMSNKQKVKDSSWYFGSPLWVLAEQQKMLSASFYWVASEAAIQGINPTYYYVYNDKIAIHDRIGAVVNWLKLPEDKRPHLITFYFPQVDHAGHTFGPDAPETEREVHFVDSAVNELNKAVKNTGLDVNFIFVSDHGMTKVDREHPIGIPAAIDTAKFKISGDGILVELYAKDKAAIQLTYDQLKTEAKDYDVYLKTNVPANLHYSQTDDWHDRIGDILLIPHYPLIFNLWNSKKINIGWHGYDPYVIKDMHATFLAWGPAFKTGKQIPSFKNVDVFNLVNRILGLKYNGRVDGTDQLADEVLIKK; encoded by the coding sequence ATGAAAAAGTATAATCTTTTTTTTATCTGCCTTTTGCTGGCAGCTACAACCTTCGCCCAGGACACTACACAAAAAATAATCCCCAATCGCAAAAACAGTATAGCCCAGCAAAAAAAGCCATATGTTATCCTGATTTCCGCCGATGGTTTCAGGTATGACTATGCTAAAAAATATAATGCAGAGCATTTGCTTTCCTTGAGCAACGGTGGTGTGCAGGCCAAATCCATGATCCCTTCATACCCTTCGGTGACTTTCCCTAACCATTATGCTTTGATAAGCGGCTTATACCCATCGCACTCGGGCCTGGTTAACAATTCCTTTTATGACCGTAAACGGGATGACAGTTATTCCATGAGCAACAAACAGAAGGTAAAGGACAGCAGCTGGTATTTTGGTTCGCCGCTTTGGGTATTGGCCGAGCAGCAGAAAATGCTTTCGGCAAGTTTTTACTGGGTTGCTTCAGAAGCAGCTATACAAGGTATCAACCCAACTTATTACTATGTTTATAACGATAAGATAGCCATTCATGACCGCATTGGTGCTGTGGTAAACTGGCTGAAACTTCCCGAAGATAAACGCCCGCATCTAATCACTTTCTACTTTCCGCAGGTTGACCATGCCGGCCATACTTTTGGCCCGGATGCACCCGAAACTGAACGAGAAGTACATTTTGTTGATTCGGCGGTTAATGAGTTGAACAAGGCCGTAAAAAACACCGGGCTTGATGTTAACTTTATTTTTGTATCAGATCACGGCATGACTAAAGTTGACCGTGAGCACCCCATCGGTATTCCTGCGGCTATCGACACTGCTAAATTCAAAATCTCCGGCGATGGCATATTGGTTGAGCTTTATGCAAAAGATAAAGCGGCTATCCAGTTAACTTATGATCAGCTCAAAACCGAAGCTAAAGATTATGATGTGTACCTGAAGACCAATGTACCCGCCAACCTGCACTACAGCCAAACCGACGATTGGCATGACCGAATAGGTGATATTTTGCTGATCCCTCATTACCCTTTGATTTTTAATTTATGGAACAGTAAAAAGATAAACATCGGCTGGCATGGTTATGATCCTTACGTGATAAAAGACATGCACGCTACCTTCCTGGCCTGGGGACCAGCATTTAAAACCGGCAAGCAAATACCTTCTTTTAAAAATGTTGATGTTTTTAACTTAGTAAATCGCATATTGGGGCTTAAATACAATGGCAGGGTTGATGGTACTGATCAGCTTGCCGATGAGGTTCTTATAAAAAAATAG
- a CDS encoding GDSL-type esterase/lipase family protein: MKLKLIGTLLLLSALGVQAQQKVIPLYPGAAPGSENWTWNEGESDNNAFNTKVVYNVTQPSLSVFLPDSSIATGTAVVICPGGGFHTLSINSEGYDVAKWLNKQGVACFVLKYRLAHSLTNDPVKELIAKMSQKDFPKQVAPIIPLAVADARAALTYVREHAAEYRVSPQRIGIMGFSAGGTLASAAAFNYTAANKPDFDAPVYAYVPPELLSKIPDDAPPMFIAAATDDQLGLAPHSVELYNKWLASKHSAELHMYAKGGHGFGMRKQNLPTDAWIDRFNDWLDLKGFLKPVDPKVKSVKERADQWEAYHKQWEDAFHKDWANMTRYKADNEKVKASAPNPKSVVYMGDSITDFWINRDSSFWNGKPYYDRGISGQTTTQMLVRFREDVIDLKPGTVVILAGINDIAQNNGPIAIEDIFGNIQSMALLAKAANIKVVLCSVLPAYAFPWRPGMEPAQKVIRLNTMIKAFADANKMVYVDYHSAMADERKGLPKNLAADGVHPTVEGYRIMGPLVEKGIAEALKRK, translated from the coding sequence ATGAAATTAAAACTGATAGGCACCTTACTCCTATTGTCGGCCCTTGGCGTACAGGCCCAGCAAAAAGTAATCCCACTTTACCCGGGCGCAGCTCCGGGTTCCGAAAACTGGACCTGGAACGAGGGTGAAAGCGATAATAACGCCTTTAATACAAAAGTGGTTTATAACGTTACGCAGCCTTCCTTGAGTGTTTTCCTGCCCGATTCGTCCATCGCTACCGGCACCGCAGTGGTTATTTGCCCCGGCGGCGGCTTCCATACCCTGTCAATCAACAGCGAGGGTTATGACGTAGCCAAATGGCTCAACAAACAGGGTGTAGCCTGCTTTGTATTGAAATACAGGCTGGCCCATAGCTTAACTAACGATCCTGTAAAAGAATTGATAGCCAAAATGAGTCAGAAGGATTTTCCGAAACAGGTAGCGCCTATCATTCCATTGGCCGTTGCCGATGCACGCGCAGCCCTAACCTATGTACGTGAACATGCCGCCGAATATCGGGTTTCGCCTCAGCGGATAGGGATCATGGGCTTTTCGGCAGGCGGCACACTGGCCAGCGCCGCAGCTTTTAATTATACCGCCGCTAACAAACCTGATTTTGACGCACCTGTTTATGCCTATGTGCCGCCCGAACTGCTGTCAAAAATTCCTGATGACGCGCCACCGATGTTTATAGCCGCAGCTACTGATGATCAGCTTGGCCTTGCACCACATAGTGTTGAGCTTTACAACAAGTGGCTGGCATCAAAACATAGCGCAGAACTGCATATGTATGCTAAAGGCGGCCATGGTTTTGGCATGCGCAAACAAAATCTGCCTACCGATGCCTGGATAGACCGTTTTAATGATTGGCTCGATTTGAAAGGTTTTCTGAAACCTGTAGACCCAAAAGTAAAATCAGTTAAAGAAAGGGCCGATCAATGGGAGGCCTACCATAAGCAATGGGAAGATGCATTCCATAAAGACTGGGCAAATATGACCCGCTACAAGGCCGATAATGAAAAGGTAAAAGCATCGGCGCCGAACCCTAAAAGTGTGGTTTACATGGGCGATTCCATTACCGATTTCTGGATCAATAGGGACTCGTCGTTCTGGAATGGTAAACCTTATTATGACCGTGGCATCAGCGGGCAAACCACCACTCAAATGCTGGTACGCTTCCGTGAGGATGTGATCGACCTGAAACCTGGCACCGTAGTGATCCTGGCTGGTATAAATGACATCGCCCAAAATAACGGCCCGATAGCTATTGAAGATATCTTTGGCAATATCCAATCCATGGCATTACTGGCTAAAGCAGCCAACATTAAGGTGGTATTGTGTTCGGTACTGCCTGCCTATGCTTTCCCATGGCGCCCCGGTATGGAGCCTGCACAGAAAGTGATCCGGCTTAACACCATGATCAAAGCCTTTGCCGATGCCAATAAAATGGTTTATGTAGATTACCATAGCGCCATGGCCGACGAGCGCAAAGGCCTGCCGAAGAACTTAGCCGCCGATGGTGTACATCCTACCGTTGAAGGATACAGGATAATGGGGCCACTGGTTGAAAAAGGTATTGCAGAAGCGTTGAAGAGGAAGTAA
- a CDS encoding DUF3072 domain-containing protein: MATNPNDTPDNGFFDESDDEEIINQNQIKGSNMVKDPDEWSTGDEPMTGAQHSYLKTLSDEAGEEFDGSLTKAEASKRIDELQHKTGRGLNN, translated from the coding sequence ATGGCTACCAACCCCAATGATACACCCGACAATGGCTTTTTTGATGAATCGGATGATGAGGAGATCATCAATCAAAATCAAATAAAAGGCTCAAATATGGTAAAGGATCCTGATGAATGGTCGACAGGTGATGAACCCATGACCGGCGCACAGCACTCCTATCTCAAAACATTATCTGACGAGGCCGGTGAAGAGTTTGACGGATCGCTTACCAAGGCCGAAGCATCAAAACGGATAGACGAGCTGCAGCATAAAACAGGCAGGGGCTTAAATAATTAA